The following are encoded together in the Peromyscus leucopus breed LL Stock chromosome 1, UCI_PerLeu_2.1, whole genome shotgun sequence genome:
- the Ube2s gene encoding ubiquitin-conjugating enzyme E2 S, with amino-acid sequence MNSNVENLPPHIIRLVYKEVTTLTADPPDGIKVFPNEEDLTDLQVTIEGPEGTPYAGGLFRMKLLLGKDFPASPPKGYFLTKIFHPNVGANGEICVNVLKRDWTAELGIRHVLLTIKCLLIHPNPESALNEEAGRLLLENYEEYAARARLLTEIHGGAGSTSSGRGEAARDLASGATASTDPMAPGGAEGPMAKKHAGEREKKLAAKKKLDKKRALRRL; translated from the exons ATG AACTCCAACGTGGAGAATCTGCCTCCGCACATCATCCGCCTAGTGTACAAGGAGGTGACCACACTCACAGCGGACCCACCTGACGGCATTAAAGTCTTCCCCAATGAGGAGGATCTCACGGACCTGCAGGTCACCATCGAGGGCCCCG AGGGGACCCCCTATGCTGGAGGTCTGTTCCGCATGAAGCTCCTGCTGGGCAAGGActtccctgcctccccacccaAGGGCTACTTCCTGACTAAGATCTTCCACCCAAATGTGGGTGCCAATGGTGAGATCTGTGTCAACGTACTCAAGAGGGACTGGACGGCTGAGTTGGGCATCCGACATGTGCTGCTG ACCATCAAGTGCCTGCTGATCCACCCTAACCCAGAGTCTGCACTCAACGAGGAAGCAGGCCGCCTGCTTTTGGAGAACTATGAAGAGTATGCTGCCCGGGCCCGTCTGCTCACAGAAATCCATGGGGGTGCAGGTAGCACCAGCAGTGGCAGGGGTGAGGCTGCCCGGGACCTGGCAAGTGGGGCCACAGCCTCCACTGACCCTATGGCCCCAGGAGGAGCTGAGGGTCCCATGGCCAAGAAGCATGCAGGCGAGCGCGAGAAGAAGCTGGCAGCCAAGAAGAAGCTGGACAAGAAACGGGCACTGAGGCGACTGTAG
- the Rpl28 gene encoding 60S ribosomal protein L28: protein MSAHLQWMVVRNCSSFLIKRNKQTYSTEPNNLKARNSFRYNGLIHRKTVGVEPAADGKGVVVVMKRRSGQRKPATSYVRTTINKNARATLSSIRHMIRKNKYRPDLRMAAIRRASAILRSQKPVVVKRKRTRPTKSS, encoded by the exons atgtcTGCGCATCTGCAGTGGATGGTTGTTCGGAACTGCTCCAGTTTCCTCATCAAGAGGAATAAGCAGACCTACAGCACT GAACCCAATAATCTGAAGGCCCGCAACTCCTTCCGCTACAACGGCCTGATCCACCGCAAGACCGTGGGAGTGGAGCCCGCGGCCGACGGCAAAGGCGTCGTGGTGGTCATGAAACGCAGATCGG GTCAGCGAAAACCAGCCACTTCTTACGTAAGGACCACCATCAACAAGAATGCACGGGCCACCCTCAGCAGCATCAGGCACATGATCCGAAAGAACAAGTACCGCCCCGATCTGCGCATG GCGGCCATCCGCAGGGCCAGTGCCATCCTGCGAAGCCAGAAGCCCGTGGTGGTGAAGAGGAAACGGACCCGTCCCACCAAGAGCTCCTGA
- the Tmem190 gene encoding transmembrane protein 190 isoform X2, whose amino-acid sequence MVGSGIAALGLLLLMQGSVDANGIQGFFYPWSCEGDVWDRESCGGQAAIENPNLCLRLRCCYRDGVCYHQRPDENMRRKHMWALGWTCGSLLFLIASICLFWGNATCHEQSPYCLRTDHQARSHPRLPRLSRCPWRRQSPQGPLKRKLQKAETTPREEMTIRGDSVAPLNTDMAYKCVSSFEIRWGAGGCMGTLQHVCLRKLTG is encoded by the exons ATGGTGGGGTCTGGGATCGCAGCTTTGGGCCTTCTCCTGCTGATGCAGGGCTCAGTAG ATGCGAATGGAATCCAGGGATTTTTCTATCCATGGA GTTGTGAGGGAGATGTGTGGGACCGAGAGAGCTGTGGGGGCCAGGCAGCGATTGAGAACCCCAACCTCTGCCTGCGCCTGCGATGCTGTTATCGGGatggtgtgtgctaccatcaGCGGCCAGACG AAAACATGCGCAGGAAGCACATGTGGGCACTGGGCTGGACCTGCGGCAGCCTGCTCTTCCTGATCGCCAGTATCTGCCTCTTCTG GGGAAATGCGACCTGTCACGAACAGTCTCCCTACTGTCTAAGGACCGACCATCAAGCAAGAAGTCACCCACGGTTACCACGACTGTCACGGTGCCCATGGAGGCGACAGAGCCCTCAGGGACCACTGAAGCGGAAGCTACAGAAGGCGGAGACGACACCGAGGGAGGAGATGACGATTAGGGGCGACTCGGTAGCACCCCTCAATACAGACATGGCATATAAAtgtgtgtcttcttttgagaTCCGTTGGGGAGCCGGGGGCTGTATGGGAACCCTGCAGCATGTGTGTTTGAGAAAGCTCACCGGGTAA
- the Tmem190 gene encoding transmembrane protein 190 isoform X1, whose amino-acid sequence MVGSGIAALGLLLLMQGSVDANGIQGFFYPWSCEGDVWDRESCGGQAAIENPNLCLRLRCCYRDGVCYHQRPDENMRRKHMWALGWTCGSLLFLIASICLFWWAKRRDMLHLPHFLQGKCDLSRTVSLLSKDRPSSKKSPTVTTTVTVPMEATEPSGTTEAEATEGGDDTEGGDDD is encoded by the exons ATGGTGGGGTCTGGGATCGCAGCTTTGGGCCTTCTCCTGCTGATGCAGGGCTCAGTAG ATGCGAATGGAATCCAGGGATTTTTCTATCCATGGA GTTGTGAGGGAGATGTGTGGGACCGAGAGAGCTGTGGGGGCCAGGCAGCGATTGAGAACCCCAACCTCTGCCTGCGCCTGCGATGCTGTTATCGGGatggtgtgtgctaccatcaGCGGCCAGACG AAAACATGCGCAGGAAGCACATGTGGGCACTGGGCTGGACCTGCGGCAGCCTGCTCTTCCTGATCGCCAGTATCTGCCTCTTCTG GTGGGCCAAGCGCCGAGACATGCTGCACCTGCCACACTTTCTACAGGGGAAATGCGACCTGTCACGAACAGTCTCCCTACTGTCTAAGGACCGACCATCAAGCAAGAAGTCACCCACGGTTACCACGACTGTCACGGTGCCCATGGAGGCGACAGAGCCCTCAGGGACCACTGAAGCGGAAGCTACAGAAGGCGGAGACGACACCGAGGGAGGAGATGACGATTAG
- the Il11 gene encoding interleukin-11 has translation MFVQQAEAQLTPWDPPAADREGLKAPRLPAPCPGEPLACGDMNCGRSSWGMGSRQRSCPKPLSPTRRQPGLPLRASRSASQARCAQVLPDPAVQLSAATFVGIREGVRGASLERNRPAQAPWAGEGAGSGLCLPPHAPPRGPDSGVRGRTGDARPVYPPRAASAPTGVCHLVLVVLSLWPDRAVAPGPPSGSPRVSPDPRADLDSAVLLTRSLLADTRQLAAQMRDKFPADGDHNLDSLPTLAMSAGTLGSLQLPGVLTRLRVDLMSYLRHVQWLRRAGGPSLKTLEPELGALQARLERLLRRLQLLTSRLALPQATPDQPTVPLGPPASAWGSVRAAHAILGGLHLTLDWAVRGLLLLKTRL, from the exons ATGTTCGTGCAGCAA GCCGAGGCCCAGCTGACCCCCTGGGATCCCCCGGCAGCGGACAGGGAAGGGTTAAAGGCCCCCCGgctccctgccccctgccctgggGAACCCCTGGCCTGTGGGGACATGAACT GTGGGCGGAGCAGCTGGGGGATGGGCAGCCGGCAAAGGAGCTGTCCCAAGCCCCTGAGCCCCACGCGCCGCCAGCCGGGTCTCCCGCTGCGTGCGTCCCGGAGCGCCTCGCAGGCCAGGTGCGCCCAGGTCCTTCCCGACCCAGCGGTCCAGCTTTCCGCAGCCACCTTCGTGGGCATCCGGGAAGGGGTCCGGGGCGCCTCCCTGGAGAGGAATCG GCCGGCTCAGGCTccctgggcaggggagggggcaggttcTGGCCTGTGCCTCCCCCCTCATGCCCCGCCCCGGGGCCCAGATTCCGGCGTCCGGGGGCGGACGGGAGACGCCCGGCCCGTCTACCCGCCCCGGGCCGCGTCTGCTCCGACGG GTGTTTGTCACCTGGTCCTGGTGGTGCTGAGCCTCTGGCCAGATAGAGCCGTTGCCCCTGGGCCACCATCTGGCTCCCCACGAGTCTCTCCAGATCCTCGTGCAGATCTGGACAGCGCTGTCCTCCTGACCCGATCCCTCCTGGCCGACACTCGGCAACTGGCGGCGCAGATG AGAGACAAATTCCCAGCAGACGGAGACCACAATCTGGACTCCCTACCTACCTTGGCCATGAGCGCTGGGACGTTGGGATCTTTGCAG CTTCCAGGGGTGCTGACAAGGCTTCGAGTAGATCTGATGTCCTACCTCCGGCATGTACAGTGGCTGCGCCGGGCAGGTGGCCCTTCCCTAAAGACTCTGGAGCCAGAGCTGGGTGCCCTGCAAGCCAGGCTGGAGCGGCTGCTCCGTCGTCTACAGCTCTTG ACATCTCGCCTGGCTTTGCCCCAGGCAACCCCAGACCAACCCACAGTCCCCTTGggccctcctgcctccgcctGGGGAAGCGTCCGGGCTGCTCACGCCATCTTAGGCGGGCTGCACCTGACCTTGGACTGGGCTGTGCGGGGTCTGCTGCTGTTAAAGACTCGGCTGTGA